A stretch of the Phycodurus eques isolate BA_2022a chromosome 15, UOR_Pequ_1.1, whole genome shotgun sequence genome encodes the following:
- the rnf208 gene encoding RING finger protein 208 — translation MSCLRRQPVTIPMDTVKIIQSEKFPRECTVPVTQPRFAPPPRVAWDGGGEGEIIVNQACSDLTLDMTVATPRPMASPQLPVVRREQSFLAQRKTSANEICYHQFHYKMDDVIVNQYVLRSSSTSSSSSSTSSGAPVPCEPLDCPTCGHTYNFAGKRPRILSCLHSVCEECLQILYESCPKYKFISCPTCRRETVLFTDYGLAALAINTSILSRLPVNPNGPVQWGGDVDRSCYQTVRQYCQSACTCHIANPLSSCGIM, via the coding sequence ATGTCCTGCCTCAGGCGTCAGCCCGTCACCATCCCTATGGACACGGTCAAGATCATCCAGTCCGAGAAGTTCCCCAGAGAGTGCACGGTGCCCGTCACCCAACCTCGCTTCGCCCCGCCCCCCAGAGTGGCATGGGACGGTGGCGGCGAAGGGGAGATCATAGTCAACCAGGCTTGCAGCGACCTAACGCTTGACATGACGGTGGCGACCCCCAGGCCCATGGCGTCCCCCCAGCTCCCCGTTGTCCGCAGGGAGCAAAGCTTCTTAGCGCAGCGCAAAACCAGTGCCAACGAGATCTGCTACCACCAGTTTCACTACAAGATGGACGACGTCATCGTCAACCAGTATGTGCTACGCTCCTCCTCcacgtcctcgtcctcgtcctcgacCTCTTCGGGGGCCCCCGTGCCCTGCGAGCCCCTGGACTGCCCCACCTGTGGCCACACCTACAACTTCGCCGGCAAGCGCCCTCGCATCTTGTCCTGTCTGCACTCGGTGTGCGAGGAGTGCCTGCAGATCCTCTACGAGTCGTGCCCCAAGTACAAGTTCATCTCCTGCCCCACCTGCCGCCGCGAGACCGTGCTGTTTACCGACTACGGCTTGGCAGCCCTCGCCATCAACACCAGCATCCTGAGCCGGCTGCCCGTCAACCCCAACGGGCCCGTGCAGTGGGGCGGGGACGTCGACCGCAGCTGCTACCAGACTGTGCGCCAATACTGCCAGTCGGCCTGCACCTGCCACATCGCCAACCCGCTGTCCTCCTGCGGCATCATGTAG
- the si:dkey-106l3.7 gene encoding uncharacterized protein si:dkey-106l3.7 — protein MYLYRNFGNLMEAWVAEQSPDPQLLEDIPEGSPARSSFSSSGLEKNVRTESVDSGVEIASTDTFFPTSSLSTDMAEMDSFASGKGNDSYMEFSSIRSASLPSYLSLPDFSQPTSPSRVQRYAVFNQKVKQALLRSESRRLSEAHAADQHFQTASLHSPAMLRSESFGSLNPASPSVPAWPISEMSKQMLPSTSRMELMQDHGEVASTGLSPGFRYLEQVCQMLEDIAKEQLANGGYHVDRADSQACNSCQSSDQPLSFHGPRLEHFSKKKKLLKESPFGNFRQRSASDTSIHLRNLNLGFSRQQMSTFNLLDKQAKDTNIQEDIAPKGKKNRKIKIVSQKRGESSLPDRNSQMMQSSERNTARRHLSQLFKNRWKTLPVSTTQ, from the exons ATGTATCTATACAGGAATTTCGGTAACCTAATGGAGGCCTGGGTAGCTGAGCAAAGCCCAGACCCGCAGTTGCTGGAGGATATTCCCGAAGGATCCCCCGCACGTTCTTCGTTTTCTTCTTCGGGCTTGGAGAAAAATGTGCGAACAGAATCAGTGGACTCTGGAGTGGAGATAGCCAGCACTGACACTTTCTTTCCAACCTCGTCATTGTCCACGGATATGGCAGAGATGGACTCTTTTGCGTCAGGGAAAGGGAATGACAGCTACATGGAGTTTTCTTCAATTCGATCTGCTTCGCTGCCATCTTATCTGTCACTACCTGATTTCTCCCAGCCTACCAGTCCAAGCAGAGTTCAGAGATATGCGGTCTTTAACCAAAAAGTGAAGCAAGCCCTCCTGAGATCAGAATCCAGGCGACTATCTGAGGCCCATGCAGCTGATCAACACTTTCAAACAGCTTCCCTGCACAGTCCCGCCATGCTGAGATCCGAGAGTTTTGGCTCATTGAACCCCGCCAGCCCATCAGTACCGGCGTGGCCGATATCTGAGATGAGCAAGCAGATGCTGCCTTCGACAAGCAGGATGGAGCTAATGCAG GACCACGGTGAGGTGGCATCCACGGGCCTGAGTCCTGGGTTTAGGTACTTGGAGCAGGTGTGCCAAATGTTGGAGGACATCGCCAAGGAACAACTTGCTAATGGTGGCTACCACGTGGACAGGGCTGATAGTCAG GCCTGCAACAGCTGTCAATCATCAGACCAGCCTCTTTCTTTTCATGGTCCTAGGCTGGAGCACTTttccaagaagaagaaactaCTCAAAGAATCTCCTTTTGGAAATTTTCGTCAGAGATCAGCTTCAGATACATCGATACATCTAC GAAATTTAAACCTAGGCTTCAGCAGGCAGCAAATGAGTACATTCAACTTACTGGACAAGCAAGCTAAGGACACTAACATACAG GAGGACATAGCACCTAAAGGCAAAAAGAACCGAAAGATCAAGATCGTGTCGCAAAAGAGAGGCGAGTCTAGTCTCCCAGATAGAAATAG CCAAATGATGCAGTCTTCTGAAAGAAACACCGCTCGACGACATCTCAGCCAACTGTTCAAGAATAGATGGAAAACTCTTCCTGTTTCTACCACGCAGTGA